The following are encoded together in the Deltaproteobacteria bacterium genome:
- a CDS encoding ABC transporter ATP-binding protein — MRVEARNIAKRFNDAGRMIEVFADLSLEVESGTSLALVGESGAGKTTLLQILGTLEKPTSGEVFIGSKCVTEKCLDDAALSAFRGRYIGFVFQFHYLLQEFDAQENVAMPLILQGERRVDAMERAEILLKRVGLEARLKHRPAALSGGEQQRVAIARALSSKPGVVLADEPTGNLDTRTAKEVQELLLAIQEEVKMTLIVVTHSLELAKSMGRVVELTAGKLVEKVL, encoded by the coding sequence TCGCCAAGCGGTTTAATGACGCAGGTCGAATGATAGAAGTATTTGCAGATCTTTCGTTAGAGGTTGAATCTGGAACAAGCCTTGCGCTTGTAGGGGAGTCCGGGGCAGGTAAAACGACTTTGTTGCAAATACTAGGTACCCTTGAAAAGCCCACATCGGGAGAGGTATTTATCGGCAGCAAGTGCGTCACTGAAAAGTGTTTGGATGACGCGGCTCTTTCGGCGTTTCGCGGTAGATATATAGGGTTTGTGTTTCAGTTTCACTATTTGTTGCAAGAGTTTGATGCCCAGGAAAATGTTGCCATGCCACTAATATTGCAAGGGGAAAGGCGTGTCGACGCTATGGAAAGAGCTGAAATTTTGCTAAAAAGAGTTGGATTGGAGGCTCGCTTGAAGCACAGACCAGCAGCTCTTTCTGGAGGAGAGCAGCAGAGGGTTGCTATTGCGCGAGCCTTGAGTTCTAAACCTGGGGTAGTTCTTGCAGACGAGCCGACGGGCAATCTCGATACTCGTACTGCTAAAGAAGTTCAGGAGTTGCTTCTTGCCATTCAGGAAGAAGTAAAAATGACTTTAATTGTTGTTACGCACTCGTTAGAGTTGGCAAAATCCATGGGAAGAGTTGTGGAACTAACAGCTGGTAAATTGGTTGAGAAAGTACTGTGA